The window TCACGCACCGTTCGCGCTGCCGCCGTGCAGATCGCGCCGGATCTAACAAGCCGCGCCGGCACGATGGCCCGGGTGCTGGGCGCGATCGCCGACGCGGCGTCGCAGGGGGCCGAGCTGATCGTCTTTCCCGAAACCTTCGTGCCGTTTTACCCGTATTTCTCTTTCGTCCTGCCGCCGATCAAGCAGGGCAAGCCGCACCTGCATCTCTACGAGGAAGCGGTCACCGTGCCGTCCGACGAAACTCGCGCCGTGGCCGAGGCGGCGGCGCAGGCCGGTGCCGTGGTGGTGCTGGGCGTGAACGAGCGCGATCACGGATCGCTCTACAACGCGCAACTGATCTTCGATGCAGATGGCACGCTGCTGCTCAAGCGCCGCAAGATCACGCCGACCTATCACGAGCGGATGATCTGGGGGCAGGGCGATGGCTCTGGCCTCAAGGTGGTCGAGACGGCGGTGGGCCGCGTCGGCGCGCTGGCCTGCTGGGAGCATTACAACCCGCTGGCCCGCTACGCGCTGATGACCCAGCACGAGGAAATCCACGTCGCCCAGTTTCCCGGCAGCCTCGTCGGACCGATTTTCGGCGAACAGATCGAGGTGACGATGCGCCACCACGCACTTGAATCGGGGTGCTTCGTGGTGAACGCCACCGGCTGGCTGACGCCCGAACAGATCGCCTCCGTCACACCGGATGAGGGCCTGCAGAAGGGCCTGCGCGATGGCTGCATGACCTGCATCATCACGCCCGAAGGCCGCCATGCCGTACCGCCGCTGACGGAAGGAGAGGGCATCCTGATGGCCGATCTCGACATGAGCCTCATCACCAAGCGCAAGCGCATGATGGACAGCGTCGGCCACTACGCACGGCCAGAGCTTCTCAGCCTGCTGCACGACCCCTCACCCACGGTGACGCGCCGCACAAGCGCACCCGAGACCCCGTTTACCCCCATTCCGCTGGAGGCAGAGGCATGAGCACCGGCAGCATCATCAACGACCTGCAGACGCGCGGCATGAGGCTGGTGGACCCGCGCGCCGGCGTCGAGAGCCGCCGCGGCGGCGCCGGCCCGACCGACCACAAGGCAGTGACCATCGGCGACATGACCGTGATGATCCCCGTGCACACCGCCCCGGCCTTCGACAGCCCATACATCGTCGAGGCACCCGATGCGCAAGGCCGCGCGCGGGTGCTGAAGGATGGCGAGTTCTTCGCCGATGTCAGCTTTCCGGCGCGCCCGCGCTTCTACGACCTCAGCACCGCCGATGGCGTACCGTATGGCCATATCGCCCAGCTTCATTCGCGCGATGTGCTGGCCACCACAGTGCTGCAAACCTGCATCCGCTACGAGAGCCGCAAGAAGACCTGCAAGTTCTGCGCCATCGGCCAGAGCCTCGCCGCCGGGCGCACCATCGCCCACAAGAGCCCCGAGCAACTGGCGGAGGTGGCCAAGGCTGCGGTGGAACTCGACGGCGTGAAGCACATGGTGATGACCACGGGCACGCCACCCGGCAAGGATCGCGGCGCAGGCGTGCTGGCCGACAGCGCCGAGGCGATCCGCGCCGCGGTGGACCTGCCGCTGCAGGGCCAGTGCGAGCCGCCGGAGGATGATGCGTGGCTGCGGCGAATGCGCGATGCGGGCATCGACTCGCTGGGCATGCACCTTGAAGTGGTCACGCCGGAACTGCGCGAGGCGATCATGCCCGGCAAGGCGCAGGTGCCGCTGTCGAAATACTTCGACAGTTTCGCCGCGGCGGTCGAGGTGTTCGGGCGCGCGCAGGTCTCCACCTACATCCTCGCGGGTCTGGGCGACACCGAGGAGGCCATCCTGGAGATGTGCGAGAAGCTGGTGGCGCTCGGCGTCTACCCCTTCGTCGTGCCCTTCGTGCCCGTCTCCGGCACCCCGATGGAAAGCCACCCCGCGCCAAGCTCCGATTTCATGGCCCGCGTGCTCGGCCCGCTGGCGCAGATGATCGTCGATGCCGGGCTGCGCTCCGAAGAGATCAAGGCGGGCTGCGGGCGCTGCGGGGCCTGCTCGGCGCTCTCGGCCTTCGAGAAGTTCAGGGTGCCGGCGGGCGAGAGGGTGACGGCATGATCATCGAAAAACCACAGCAGTTCATCACACCGGAATTCCTGATCCGCGCGGCCACGGCGGCGTGGGAAGTCGGAGGCGCAGCATCACTTCGCCACCGGGTGTTCGTTGAGGAGCAAGGGATATTCCAGACCCACGACCGCGACGAAATCGACCACGTGGCGCTGCCGCTGGTGGCGATCTCGACCATTGCTTCGGAGGCCGATGAGGTAGTGGGGACCGTCCGCATCTACGAGGCCGAGCCGGGGCTTTGGTGGGGGTCGCGACTGGCGGTGGCGCCAGCGTACCGGCGCATCGGGCGATTGGGGGCGGAACTGATCCGGCTGGCGGTTTCGTCGGCGCACGGAGCGGGGTGCGAGACATTCCTTGCCCATGTGCAGATGCAGAACGTGCCAATGTTCCAGGCCCTGCACTGGGAAGCCGTTGAAGAGGCGGACCTGCATGGGGTCGCGCACATGAAGATGCGGGCAGATCTGGACTTCTATCCGCCTTTTCTGGAGCCTGAGACTGGCTGGATGGCGCTGACACGGCGGAAGGCCGCGTGACCATGGATTTGCCGGCGCTGGCGGCGACGCTGCGGGCCAACCCCAACATCCGCAGCAAACGGGCGATAGACGTGACCTGCGCCGGACTGGGGTTGACGGCAGCGAGTGCCGGACGACCGGGCGATGACGCGGCGGCGCTGCCCGATGGCGATGGCTGGCTGTTGTTCGCGGCCGAAGGTTTCATGAACGAGTTCGTCAATGCCGCGCCGTGGTTCGCTGGCTGGTGCGCGGTAATGGTCAATGTGTCGGACATCCTGGCAATGGGCGGACGGCCGCTGGCGGTGACCGATGCGGTCTGGGCCCCGGACGGGGCGGCGGCGGCGGAGATCCTGGCGGGAATGAAGGCGGCGAGCGAGGCCTATGGTGTGCCGATCGTCGGTGGGCATTCGAACCTCGACACCGACCGGCGCCAGTTGGCTGCGGCGATCATCGGGCGGGCGAAAGCGTTGATCACGAGTTTCGATGCGCAGCCGGGCGACGTGCTGATCGCGGCGGTGGATCTGCGCGGGGATTATGCCGAAGGCAGCGACAACTTCCCCGCGTTCATGAACGCGCCCCATTCGCGGCTGCGTGGTGACATGGCGATCCTGCCGGAACTGGCGGAGGCCGGGCTGGCGCATGCGGGCAAGGATATCAGCCAGGGAGGGATCGCCGGAACGGCGGTGATGCTGGCCGAATGTTCCGGCGTAGGTATCGAGATCGACGTGACGGCTTTGCCGAAGCCTGACGGGGCGGACGTGGCGCGGTGGATGGCAACGTTTCCGAGTTTTGGTTTCCTGCTGGTAGCGCGGCGCGAGGATGCGACGGCCGTGGTGGAGAAGTTCACCCGGCGCGGTGTTGCGGCGGCGCTGGCCGGCCGGGTGACGGCTGGGACGCAGGTGGTGCTGCGGGACGGCGATGCCTGCGAGGTTTTCTGGGATCATGCGGCCAACCCCTACCTGGGACTGGTGCGAAAGGAGCCGGCGAATGCCTGAGATAGAGTTTTCCATACGTTGGCCCGATGGCTCGGAGGAGTTGTGCTACTCCCCCTCGACAGTGCTGCGTGAATTCTTCCGGCCCGGGGCGGAGTACAGCATCGCCGATTTCCTGAAACGCTGCCGCTCCGGCCTCGGTATGGCCTCGCAACGGGTGGAGGCGAAGTTCGGTTTTCGCTGCACGTCTGCCGACGCTCAACTGAAGCGGCTGGAGACGGTCGCGGCCCGCTACAAACCCGAGGAGATCGTGCGATGTCTGTCCATCAGTTGAATGCCGAGACGCGGAGCCGGACGGATGTCATCGTCATCGGCGCGGGGCAGGCCGGCATGTCAGCCAGCTATTATCTGTGCCGCGCCGGCATCGAGCATGTGGTTTTCGAGCGCAGTGAACGGTTTCATACATGGAAGAACGAGCGCTGGGATACTTTCTGCCTTGTGACGCCGAACTGGCAGTGCCGCCTGCCGGACTTTCCCTATCGCGGGAAGGATCCCGAGGGTTTCATGCTGAAGGACGAGATCGTCGACTACGTCGAGGGGTTCGCCGGGAGTTTCGACGCGCCGCTGTGGGAAGGTGTGCGGGTAACGCGGGTGGCGGAACTGGCCGAGGGTGGTTTCGAGGTGGATACGACGGCGGGCAACTGGCATGCGGCGCATGTGATTGTCGCGAGCGGCGGCTATGACACCCCGATATTGCCAGCCTTTGCCGGACGGCTCGATGACGGTATCAAGCAACTGCATTCGCGCCATTACAAGCGGCCGGAGGACGTGCCGGAGGGCACCTGTCTTGTCGTCGGCACGGGCCAGTCCGGCGTGCAGATGATGGAGGACCTTTGGATCGCCGGCCGCGACGTGCGGCTGGCGGTCGGGCCCGCGCCCCGGTCTCCGCGCCGGTATCGCGGGCGGGATGCGACGGACTGGCTGTACGAGATGGGGCATTACGATCAGACGATCGACCAGCAGCCGGATCCGAAGGCGACGGAGGCCAAGACCAACCACTACATGAGTGGGCGTGACGGTGGCCACGAGATCGACCTGCGGCAGTTCGCGCGGGACGGATTGCAGCTTTATGGTTCGGTCTCGGACATGGAGGGTGGGGTGATCCGGTTCCTCCCGGATCTGGAGAAAAACCTTGATGAGGCCGACAGAAGCTACATGGGCATTCGCGATGCAATCGATGTTCATATCTCGGGGCAGGGGCTGGATGTGGCCCCGGCACCAGCGTTCGAGAAGGTCTGGCGGCCGGAGCGGGAGGTGACGGAGATCGACGCGGTGGCGGAGGGGATCACCTCTGTCCTGTGGTGTATCGGCTTCCGTCCGGACTATTCATGGCTGAAGGTCGATTGCCTTGACGAGCGCGGCAAGCCGGTACACCGGCGCGGGGTTTGCGCGCGGGAAGGAGTTTATTTCCTCGGCCTCGGCTGGTTGAACAAGTGGGGCTCCGGTCGGTTCCTGTCGGTTGCGGAGGATGCGGAATTCGTCGTGGGATGTATTGCCGAGCGCCTGCGAGGTGGCGCGGAACGGCGGGCGCGGGGGTGATCAATGCGCCATCGGCCGCGTATCGGGGTTTGAGAACTCAGTAAGTTGGATGACGGGCGCGGGGTGAGGCCGCGCCCGTCAGCTTTGCATTCGCCGATGTCAGTGGTCGGCGATATGTTTTGCCTTTTCCACCAGCACTTCCGCCTGCCGGATCGAGGCATAATCGATCAGCCGGCCATCGAGCGAGACGGCACCCTTGCCGGCCTTCTCGGCCTCAGCCATCGCTTCGAGGATGCGCTTGGCCTTGGTGATGTCCTCTTCCGAGGGGCTCATGACCTCGTTGGCCAGCGCGATCTGGCTGGGGTGGATCGCCCATTTGCCTTCGCAGCCCAGCACGGCGGCGCGGTTGGCGGCGGCGATGTAGCCCTCCTTGTCCTGGAAATCGCCGAACGGGCCGTCAATGGGCCGCAGGCCGTTGGCACGGCAGGCGACGACCATGCGGGCGAGGGCGTAGTGCCACATGTCGCCCCAGTGCACGGCGCGGCTGCCGTCATCTGCTGGATCGGTCAGCACGGAATAATCCTTGTTGACGCCGCCGATGATCGTGGTGCGCGCGCGGGTCGAGGCGGCATAGTCGGCGACACCGAAATGCAGGCTCTCGTTCCGCTTCGACGCGGATGCGATCTCGTGCACGTTCTGCATCCCCAGCGCGGTCTCGATGATGTGCTCGAAGCCGATGCGCTTCTTGTAGCCCTTGGCGTCCTCGATCTGGGTCACCAGCATGTCGACGGCATAGACATCCGCCGCAGTGCCGACCTTGGGCACCATGATGAGGTCGAGGCGTTCGCCCGCCTGTTCGACGATGTCGACCACGTCGCGATACATGTAATGGGTGTCGAGGCCGTTGATGCGGATCGACATGGTTTTCTTGCCCCAGTCGACTTCGTTCAGAGCCTTGATGATATTTTTGCGAGCCTGTTCCTTCTCATCGGGAGCGACGGCATCCTCAAGGTCAAGGAAGATCACGTCCACATCCGATGCGGCAGCTTTTTCGAACATGTTCGGCTGGGAGCCGGGCACCGCAAGCTCGCTGCGGTTCAGACGGGCGGGGGCCTGTTCGATGGTGTGGAAACTCATATGTCTGTTGTCCTCTTTGTAGTGGTTATTGAAGTTTGGCGTCAGGTTGGCCCGACGGGGCAAAGGTCTGTCAAGGCGGAATGCCGGAAAGGCGGGCATTCCGCGACGAGAGTCTTAGGGATCGCCGGATGAAGGCATTCGGGAGGCGTAGTAGAAGGCGATTGCCTGCGCGCGATTTCGTACCGAGAGCTTGTCATAAAGGTTGGAGAGGTGGAACTTGACGGTGTTGGTCGAGATCTCCAGTTCGGCGGCAAGCTGGCGGTTGGTGAGCCCTTTGGACAGGGCTTCCAGGATCGTGCGTTCCTTGCGGGATAAGGTGCGGATCGGGTCGTGCTGAAGTTCGCGGACGTCAACATAAGGGAAGACCATCTTGCCCTCGGCGACGCTGGCGCAGGTTTCCAGCAGGGTTTCGACCGGAGCGGAACGGGGGGTGAAGCCGGCGGCGCCGGCGGCCATGGCGACGCGGGGCAGGTCCGCCCGGTCCTCGCCGTAGACGACGAGGCGGGGGGCCGCTTCCTGCGCGCGAAGGACCTCTATGAGTTTTGCGCCGCCGAGGGCAGGAAGGTTCCACTCGATCACGCCGACCTTGACGGGGACGCGCATGGCGGTGCCGAGGAAGCCCTCGGCAGTAGCTGCGGTGGCGACGAGCGAGAAGCGTGAGTCGCGCTCGAAGATCTGGGACATTGCTGAGAGGACGAGGGGGTTGCTGTCGGCCAGCATGATGTCGATTTTGCCCTTTGGCGCCGGATTTTGCGACATTTGAACTAATCCTCCTCCCCAAAACCTACCCATATGGGTGGTGTCAAATCGGTATACAGCCGTATTCCCACACTTTCGGGCAGGAATTTTACTACGCTTTTAGCTGCCCAAAGGCAGGAGTAAGGGATGTTGTGAATGAGCGCAAGAAAATTACATTCACGCCAGACATCGCAAGATTTTATTACTCAGGGAGCCTAACGCAGATGACCGACACGATCTTCCCCCAACTTGAAATTCCCGAAACACTGGCGGCCGGGCCCGGACCTGGAAATACCGACCCGCGCGTGCTGGAGCGATTTTCCAAGGCGGGTGTCGCCGACCATATGCAACCCGACGTACTGCGCGGGATGGTCGAGGCGAAGCACATGCTGCGCCAAGTCTGGGGCACGAAGAATATCCACACTTTCGGCGTGGCAGGTACCGGCTGGAGCGGGCTTGACTGCATGATGAGCGCGATCATGCCCGGCGACACGGTCGTGGCGTTCGTGAACGGTACGTTCTCGGGCATTGATGGCTTGACGATCCGGATGAAGGCGGCGACGGCAGAGGAACTGGCGGTGGATTCGCTGAACCCGAAGCCTGCTGGTGTGCAGATCATCGAGATCCCGCATGGCCAGTCCGTGAGCGGCGAGATCGTCGAAAAGGCCTTGGCCGAGCATAAGCCTAAATGGGCCTTCATGGCCCATTGGGAAACCGGCTCCGGCCGTGTGAACGATCTTGCAGGCTTCGCGGAAGCCTGCGAACGCCATGGCGCGCTGGGGCTCGTCGATGCCGTCTCCTCCCTGGGCGTCAGCGACTTTGCGATCGACGACTACCCCGGCGTCGCCGCCTGGGCCTCCTGCCCTCAGAAGGGCATCTGCTGCCTACCGCTGACGTATGCGCCGGTGAGTTTCTCCGATCGCTACATCGCGGAACTGAAAAAGAGCGGCACAAGGACTTTCGTGCATCACCCGATCATGGAAGCACGGCATTGGGGGATCGTGGATGGCAAGGACGTGGATAAGCCGGTCTATCACCGCACCCACTCCGCTTATGCCGTGGCCGCGTTTCACGAAGCACTGCGCATCGCACTGACGGAAACGGTGGCGGACCGGGCGAAGAGTTATGCCCACCACGAGGCAGCACTGCGCGACGCGGTGGAGGCTATGGGCTGCGAGGTGACTTCCAACATGACCAGCCTGATCGTTCTGAACCTGCCGGGCAAACTGGCTGGCCGCGAAATGGAGTTGGTGCAATCCTGCCGCGCAAAGGGCTTTGGCATCTGGCCGACCCTTTCCGAGCCGGTTCAGGTGCGGATCGGCATCCTGAACCAGCTCAACGAGCCGGCAGTGACCGATATCGCGCTGCGGTTTGCACAGGCGATGAACGACTTCGGGGCAGAGATCGACCTTGAAGCTGTCGAAGAGAGACTGAAGACGCATTACGCCACGCGAATGGCGGCGGAATAAGGGGGAAGAAATGGACATCCATGAGTACCAGGCGAAAGAGCTGCTTTCGAAATTCGGGGTGGAGGTGCTTCCGGGCGCGCTTGCCTATAGCCCCGAACAGGCGGCCTATCGTTCCCGCGAACTGGGTGGTGACGCATGGGTGGTCAAGGCGCAGGTTCACGCCGGCGGCCGCGGCAAGGCGGGCGGCGTGAAATTCTGCCGCTCCGACGCGGAAATCCAGACGGCCTGCGAGGCGATGTTCGGACAGAAGATCGTGACGCATCAGACCGGACCGGAGGGCAAGGGCATCTACCGGGTCTACGTGGAGGCGGCGGCGCAGATTGCGCGGGAAGTCTATCTTGGCTTTGTACTCGACCGTTCGAGCCAGCGAGTGATGATCGTCTGCTCCGGGGAAGGTGGGATGGAGATCGAGGAGATTTCCGAGGAGCGTCCGGACAGTATCATCCGTGCGACGGTGGAACCGGCGGTCGGCCTGCAAGCCTTCCAGTGCCGCGAGATTGCCTTTGCGCTGAAGCTTGACCCGGCAGTGGTGCAGAGCTTCGTCCGGACACTGATGGGCTGCTACCGCGCCTTCCGGGACCTCGATTCGACCATGGTCGAGATCAACCCGCTGGTGGTGACGGAAGAAGGGCGGATCCTGGCGCTGGATGCGAAGATGACGTTCGATGACAATGCGCTGTTCCGGCATCCGCAGGTTGCAGAACTGCGCGACAAGAGCCAGGAGGACCCGCGCGAATGCAGGGCGGCGGATCGGGGGCTTTCCTACGTCGGCCTCGACGGCAATATCGGCTGCATCGTCAACGGTGCCGGGCTGGCGATGGCGACGATGGACACCATCAAGCTGGCGGGAGGCGAGCCTGCCAACTTCCTCGACATCGGCGGCGGCGCCACGCCAGAGCGGGTGGCCAAGGCCTTCAGATTGGTGATGTCGGACAAGAACGTTCAGGCGGTGCTGGTCAACATTTTTGCCGGGATCAACCGCTGTGACTGGGTGGCGGAAGGCGTGGTTCAGGCACTGACGGAGAACCCGGTGGACATACCGGTGATTGTCCGGCTCTCCGGCACGAATGTGGAGGAGGGGCAGAAGATCCTGGCAAAGAGCGGGTTACCGATCATTCGCGCCTCCACCCTGAGCGAGGCGGCGGAACGGGCGGTGGGCGCCTGGAAGCATGATTCCACCAAGGGTACGAAAATGAGGGCAGCATCATGAGCATTTTGCTGGACGGATCCACCAAAGTCATAGTGCAGGGGATCACGGGCAAGATGGCCCGGTTTCACACACGGGAAATGCTGGACTACGGCACCCACGTCGTCGCCGGCGTGGTGCCGGGCAAGGGTGGCGAGACTGCAGAGGGCGTGCCGGTGTATGACACCGTTGCGCAGGCGGTCGAGGCGACAGGCGCGGAGGCAAGCCTCGTGTTTGTGCCGCCGCCATTTGCGGCCGACAGCATCATGGAGGCTGCCAACGCCGGTATCCGCTACTGCGTCTGCATTACCGACGGAATTCCGGCGCAGGACATGATTGCCGTAAAGCGGTACATGTGGCGGTTTCCGAAAGAACGGCGGATGATCCTGACAGGACCGAACTGCGCGGGCACGATCAGCCCCGGCAAGGCGATGCTGGGGATCATGCCGGGCCACATCTACATGGCGGGCAACGTCGGTATCGTCGGACGTTCCGGGACCCTGGGCTACGAGGCGGCTTCGCAACTGAAGGAGCGGGGGATCGGTATCTCGACCTCCGTTGGCATCGGCGGCGACCCTATCAACGGCTCTTCCTTCAAGGACATCCTCATGCATTTCGAGGACGACGACGACACCGAGATCGTCTGCATGATCGGTGAGATCGGCGGCCCACAGGAAGCCGAGGCGGCAGAATACGTGCGTGACCACATGACAAAACCGGTGGTTGCCTATGTGGCCGGGCTGACGGCGCCGAAGGGGCGCACGATGGGCCATGCCGGGGCCATCATTTCGGCCTTCGGCGAAAGTGCTTCGGAGAAAGTTGAAATCCTGACGCAGGCGGGGGTCACGGTTGCCGAACACCCCGCGGAGATCGGGGAAACAATCGCGCGGGTCATTGCCGCGTAAGGAGGAAAAGATGGGATTGCCTAGCCTTTTCGTGACCCGCCGCCTTCCGCCGGCGGTGGAAGCCAGGTTGTCGGAGCGTTTCGACGTGACGATCAACCAGAGGGATGCACAGCTGAAGACGGAGGATTTCCGACAGGCGATTTCCGGGTTCGATGCGGTGTTGCCAACTGTGACCGACAAGTTCTGCAGCCGGGCGCTGGAAGTCCGGAATCCGCAGGCGAAGATCCTTGCGAATTATGGCGTGGGATACAGCCACATCGACACTGAAGCGGTTTCCCGGCTGTCGATTGCAGTGACCAATACGCCGGATGTTCTATCCGAGTGTACGGCTGATCTTGCCGTGATGCTGATGCTGATGGCGGCACGGCGAGCGGTCGAGGGTGAACACGAGGTTCGGTCCGGTGCCTGGACGGGCTGGCGGCCAACGCATCTGATGGGAAGGAAGGTTTCCGGCAAGGTGCTGGGGATCATCGGCTTCGGGCGGATCGGCCAGGAGGTGGCGCGGCGGGCGCATCATGGCTTCGGCATGGACATCCTTGTCTACAACCGCAGCGCGGTGGCGGTGGAGAAACTGGCGGCTGTCGGCGCGCGGCAGGTCGAGACGATCGACGCGCTTCTGCCCGAATGCGATTTCGTATCCCTACATTGCCCAGGCGGTGCGGAAAATCGCCACCTGATCGACGCGCGGCGGCTGGGGCTGATGAAGGCAGATGCCTTCCTGATCAACACGGCGCGCGGCGAGATCATCGACGAGGCAGCGCTGGCGCAGGCCTTGATCTTCGAGACAATCGGGGGCGCGGCGCTGGACGTGTTCGACGGTGAGCCGCGTGTGAGCGCGGAACTGCGTGCCTGTGAAAACCTGGTGATGTTGCCACATCTTGGCAGCGCGACACGGGAGGCGAGGGAGGCGATGGGATTCCGGGCGATGGAAAACCTTGTCGATTTCTTCGAAGGCCGTGAACCGCGCGACAGGGTGGCCTGAACCGGGCTTGCCAGCTTTCGCGATGCGGGCTTCTCTCTCCAGTGTGCCCGTGACGTGATGGCCGGCGAAACGCCGATCTCTTTCTTCCTTCCGCTTCCTGGGGATGATTTGAGAGAGCAGGCGAAGACGGAGGGCAGGGGTTTTCCTGCCCTCCTTTTTTTTGTTCAATAAGAGCCGGATAGAGTTTTGCAATCGTGCTAGAAGCTTGACCGGCGGCTCCGGGCATCTCTATTGTCGGCTATAAAAATTGACGCGCGCAAACTTTCGCTGCGTGAAAATGTGGCGCAATGAGAGCGGGCGAAGGCTTTGCCGGTGAATGTGGGGGCGACAGAACCCCTTTCGGAAAGCAGGGGACATGGACAGTCAGAAGATCAGGACGATGGAGGAGTTCGCGGCTCTCAGCGGCATATCGCGTCCAACTGTATCAAAGTATTTCAATGATCCGAGCAGCGTGAGGGATTCCACCCGTAGCCGGATCGAGCGGGCGCTGGAGCAATACGACTACCGCCCCAATATCTTTGCCATCAACCAGAACCGCAAGTTGACAAAGACCATAGGCATTCTTGTGCCCTACCTGGCCGACCCGTTCTTCGCCGAGATCGTGCGTAACATCGAATGGCGCTGCATCGAGGCCGGGTACTTGCCGATCCTGTTTTCATCGCATGGTGAGCAGGACCTTGAAGTCAACGCGTTGGAGACCTTGAAATCGCTGAAACCCGCCGGCGCGCTTCTGGCCCCGTTGGGGCGAGCATCGGATCTGGAGGCCCTGAAGAAGTTTGTCGATGAAGTGCCAACCGTGATCTTCGACAGCGACGTCGAAGTCGGCGAAACCTTTGTGGGCTTGGATAATTTTCAGAGCATCGGGCTGATGGTCGAGTATCTTTGCAGCACCGGTTCTCCCCCCTGTTTCCTGGAGATGCCGCCCGTCAACCCGAACGCACGAAAGCGCAGACAGGCTTATCGTCAGACAATGGAGAAGTTGGGGCTTGAGCCGCAGATCATCCATGTGGAGCAGGAAACATGGGACTTCGAGCGGGTCGGTCTGACCGAAGGCAAACGGCTTATCCAGGAGCGGTTGATACCTTCAGACACCGTCCTGTGCAGCAATGACAGGATTGCCATCGGCCTTCTGGCCGCTGCCTACGAGAGCGGGTTGCGTGTCGGGCGGGGGCCGGGCTGCGCGATGCGGATCGCCGGCCATGATGATCATCCCTGGTCTCGTTTCACCAGCCCTTCGCTGACTACCGTGGCGCAGGACTATGAATCGATTGCGCGGGGCAGTTTCGAGGCGTTGTTCGTGCTGATGGAGGCGGGATTCAGTAGCCATGAGCGCAATGCGACCTATTTCGAAGGCAAGTTGATATTGCGATCTTCGGCGTAAGCGTAAGGCCGCTCCTGGCCATTGATCGGGTCAAAACTTTACGCGCGTAAAAAAATATTTGACTTGGCCGCAGTTAAGTTGGTACCTGAGTTCCAATAACACTGGATAATCTGGGAGGATTACGATGAGACTGAATCACGCATTCTGTGCGGCGTCGGCGCTTGCGCTCTTGGCAGGTGCTGCAACGGCACAGACGACCGTTACCATCGCGACAGTGAACAACGGCGACATGATCCGCATGCAGGGTCTGAGTGACGAGTTCACGGCGGCAAACCCCGATATCACACTGGAGTGGGTCACGCTGGAGGAGAACGTGCTTCGTCAGCGCGTGACGCAGGACATCGCCTCCAATGGCGGGCAGTTCGACGTGATGACAATCGGCACCTATGAAGTTCCGATCTGGGGCAAGCAGGGGTGGCTGGTCTCGCTGAACGATCTGCCGGCCGAGTGGGATGCCGATGACATCCTGCCTGCGATCCGCGGTGGTCTGACTGTCGATGGTGAACTATATGCGGCACCATTCTATGGCGAAAGCTCCATGGTCATGTACCGGAAGGACCTGATGGAAGCGGCAGGCATGGAAATGCCCGAAGCGCCGACTTGGGACGACATCGCCAAGGCTGCCGAAGCGATGACGGACAAGGACAACGAAGTGTATGGCATCTGCCTGCGCGGCAAGGCCGGCTGGGGCGAGAATATGGCCTTCCTGTCTGCCATGGCCAACAGCTTTGGCGGCAAATGGTTCGATGAGGACTGGCAGGCCCAGTTCGACAGCGAGGCCTGGGCGAACACGCTCAACACCTACATGGACCTGATGAACAACTACGGACCTCCGGGCGCTTCCACGAACGGCTTCAACGAGAACCTCTCGCTGTTCCAGCAGGGCAAGTGCGGCATGTGGATCGACGCAACGGTTGCGGCTTCCTTCGTGACCAATCCCAATGACTCCACGGTTGCCGATCAGGTCGGTTTCGC of the Algicella marina genome contains:
- a CDS encoding MSMEG_0567/Sll0786 family nitrogen starvation N-acetyltransferase produces the protein MIIEKPQQFITPEFLIRAATAAWEVGGAASLRHRVFVEEQGIFQTHDRDEIDHVALPLVAISTIASEADEVVGTVRIYEAEPGLWWGSRLAVAPAYRRIGRLGAELIRLAVSSAHGAGCETFLAHVQMQNVPMFQALHWEAVEEADLHGVAHMKMRADLDFYPPFLEPETGWMALTRRKAA
- a CDS encoding MSMEG_0568 family radical SAM protein; translated protein: MSTGSIINDLQTRGMRLVDPRAGVESRRGGAGPTDHKAVTIGDMTVMIPVHTAPAFDSPYIVEAPDAQGRARVLKDGEFFADVSFPARPRFYDLSTADGVPYGHIAQLHSRDVLATTVLQTCIRYESRKKTCKFCAIGQSLAAGRTIAHKSPEQLAEVAKAAVELDGVKHMVMTTGTPPGKDRGAGVLADSAEAIRAAVDLPLQGQCEPPEDDAWLRRMRDAGIDSLGMHLEVVTPELREAIMPGKAQVPLSKYFDSFAAAVEVFGRAQVSTYILAGLGDTEEAILEMCEKLVALGVYPFVVPFVPVSGTPMESHPAPSSDFMARVLGPLAQMIVDAGLRSEEIKAGCGRCGACSALSAFEKFRVPAGERVTA
- a CDS encoding Nit6803 family nitrilase — protein: MSSRTVRAAAVQIAPDLTSRAGTMARVLGAIADAASQGAELIVFPETFVPFYPYFSFVLPPIKQGKPHLHLYEEAVTVPSDETRAVAEAAAQAGAVVVLGVNERDHGSLYNAQLIFDADGTLLLKRRKITPTYHERMIWGQGDGSGLKVVETAVGRVGALACWEHYNPLARYALMTQHEEIHVAQFPGSLVGPIFGEQIEVTMRHHALESGCFVVNATGWLTPEQIASVTPDEGLQKGLRDGCMTCIITPEGRHAVPPLTEGEGILMADLDMSLITKRKRMMDSVGHYARPELLSLLHDPSPTVTRRTSAPETPFTPIPLEAEA
- a CDS encoding MSMEG_0569 family flavin-dependent oxidoreductase codes for the protein MSVHQLNAETRSRTDVIVIGAGQAGMSASYYLCRAGIEHVVFERSERFHTWKNERWDTFCLVTPNWQCRLPDFPYRGKDPEGFMLKDEIVDYVEGFAGSFDAPLWEGVRVTRVAELAEGGFEVDTTAGNWHAAHVIVASGGYDTPILPAFAGRLDDGIKQLHSRHYKRPEDVPEGTCLVVGTGQSGVQMMEDLWIAGRDVRLAVGPAPRSPRRYRGRDATDWLYEMGHYDQTIDQQPDPKATEAKTNHYMSGRDGGHEIDLRQFARDGLQLYGSVSDMEGGVIRFLPDLEKNLDEADRSYMGIRDAIDVHISGQGLDVAPAPAFEKVWRPEREVTEIDAVAEGITSVLWCIGFRPDYSWLKVDCLDERGKPVHRRGVCAREGVYFLGLGWLNKWGSGRFLSVAEDAEFVVGCIAERLRGGAERRARG
- a CDS encoding MSMEG_0570 family nitrogen starvation response protein — its product is MPEIEFSIRWPDGSEELCYSPSTVLREFFRPGAEYSIADFLKRCRSGLGMASQRVEAKFGFRCTSADAQLKRLETVAARYKPEEIVRCLSIS
- a CDS encoding sll0787 family AIR synthase-like protein; translation: MDLPALAATLRANPNIRSKRAIDVTCAGLGLTAASAGRPGDDAAALPDGDGWLLFAAEGFMNEFVNAAPWFAGWCAVMVNVSDILAMGGRPLAVTDAVWAPDGAAAAEILAGMKAASEAYGVPIVGGHSNLDTDRRQLAAAIIGRAKALITSFDAQPGDVLIAAVDLRGDYAEGSDNFPAFMNAPHSRLRGDMAILPELAEAGLAHAGKDISQGGIAGTAVMLAECSGVGIEIDVTALPKPDGADVARWMATFPSFGFLLVARREDATAVVEKFTRRGVAAALAGRVTAGTQVVLRDGDACEVFWDHAANPYLGLVRKEPANA